One part of the Mycolicibacterium aromaticivorans JS19b1 = JCM 16368 genome encodes these proteins:
- a CDS encoding bifunctional 3,4-dihydroxy-2-butanone-4-phosphate synthase/GTP cyclohydrolase II: protein MTRLDTVERAVADIAAGKAVVVIDDEDRENEGDLIFAAEKATPELVAFMVRYTSGYLCVPLSGEICDKLGLLPMYAVNQDKHGTAYTVTVDAKHGVGTGISAADRATTMRLLADPGSVSEDFTKPGHVVPLRAKDGGVLRRPGHTEAAVDLARLAGLQPAGAICEIVSQKDDGSMAQTDELRVFADEHDLALISIADLIEWRRKHEKHIERIAEARIPTRHGEFRAVGYSSMYEEVEHVALVKGDISGPENDGHDVLVRVHSECLTGDVFGSRRCDCGPQLDAALAMVAREGRGIVLYMRGHEGRGIGLMHKLQAYQLQDAGADTVDANLELGLPADARDYGIGAQILVDLGVRSMRLLTNNPAKRVGLDGYGLHIIERVPLPVRANAENIRYLMTKRDRMGHDLTGLDDYDQVVPGDLGGAL, encoded by the coding sequence CGTCGAACGGGCGGTCGCCGATATCGCGGCCGGCAAGGCCGTCGTCGTCATCGATGACGAGGACCGCGAGAACGAGGGTGACCTGATCTTCGCCGCCGAGAAGGCGACGCCGGAGTTGGTCGCGTTCATGGTCCGCTACACCTCGGGCTACCTGTGTGTGCCGCTGTCCGGCGAGATCTGCGACAAGCTGGGGCTGCTGCCCATGTATGCGGTCAACCAGGACAAGCACGGCACCGCGTACACCGTCACCGTCGACGCCAAACATGGTGTGGGAACTGGCATTTCGGCCGCCGATCGGGCGACGACGATGCGGTTGTTGGCCGACCCGGGCAGTGTCTCGGAGGACTTCACCAAGCCTGGTCACGTAGTTCCGTTGCGCGCCAAGGACGGTGGCGTGCTGCGCCGCCCCGGCCACACCGAAGCCGCTGTCGACCTGGCCCGGTTGGCCGGTCTGCAGCCGGCCGGCGCGATCTGCGAGATCGTCAGCCAAAAGGACGACGGTTCGATGGCCCAGACCGACGAGTTGCGGGTGTTCGCCGACGAGCACGACCTGGCCCTGATCTCCATCGCCGATCTGATCGAGTGGCGGCGCAAGCACGAAAAGCACATCGAGCGCATCGCCGAGGCCCGTATCCCCACCCGCCATGGCGAGTTCCGTGCCGTCGGCTACTCCAGCATGTACGAAGAGGTGGAGCACGTCGCCCTGGTCAAGGGTGACATCAGCGGCCCGGAGAATGACGGCCACGACGTGCTGGTGCGAGTCCACTCCGAGTGCCTGACCGGTGACGTGTTCGGTTCGCGGCGCTGCGACTGCGGCCCCCAGCTGGACGCCGCACTGGCAATGGTCGCGCGTGAGGGTCGCGGGATCGTGCTCTACATGCGCGGCCACGAGGGCCGGGGCATCGGTCTGATGCACAAGCTGCAGGCCTACCAGCTGCAGGACGCCGGCGCCGACACCGTCGACGCCAACCTGGAGCTCGGCTTGCCTGCCGACGCGCGCGACTACGGGATCGGCGCGCAGATCTTGGTGGACCTCGGTGTGCGCTCGATGCGGCTGCTGACCAACAACCCGGCCAAGCGGGTCGGCTTGGACGGCTATGGGCTGCACATCATCGAGCGGGTGCCGCTGCCGGTGCGGGCGAACGCCGAGAACATTCGCTACCTGATGACCAAGCGCGACCGGATGGGTCACGATCTGACCGGCCTCGATGACTACGACCAGGTTGTTCCCGGTGATTTGGGCGGGGCCCTGTAG